A single Drosophila ananassae strain 14024-0371.13 chromosome 3L, ASM1763931v2, whole genome shotgun sequence DNA region contains:
- the LOC6495004 gene encoding extracellular serine/threonine protein kinase four-jointed, which yields MYDIKRLEAGQQQLQRLQQLHQQQQQQSLGLDLSGLQKQQLTCSVIAAPSLKLQDNPNSSEATHMTLLSLRRRRSLQRRACLLSILAAFVFGMALGVVVPMFGLPRNPDAAESPPDMLQEIIVEPLQTNYRVAFIKEEPDSELSAEQVFRNAFHLEQDKDAPDSMVVKKLDTNDGTIKEFHVQRTANGRYRKGPERRLTKKIPDRRTQAETLRAPVTTTTEGPSGLIEDSVFWGPVVEKALPKGFASEDQLSWERFVGEQGRVVRLEAGCGRMQNRLVIFADGTRACARYRQNTDQIQGEIFSYYLGQLLNISNLAPSAATVVDTSTPSWAAALGDIGQAQWKERRPVVLTRWLSDLEPAGIPQPFQPLERHLNKHDVWNLTRQLEREGESDRERETEPERQTGLLKRLGAASSPSSDHQSRAIEETGAGKEGAAAASAGAGAGEEAGGALVQRLIELAQWSDLIVFDYLIANLDRVVNNLYNFQWNADIMAAPAHNLARQPASQLLVFLDNESGLLHGYRLLKKYEAYHSLLLDNLCVFRRPTIDALKRLRAAGPGQQLRDLFEKTTSPGVRDVLPSLPDKSVKILVERIDRVLGQVQKCQGS from the coding sequence ATGTACGACATCAAGCGCCTGGAAGCCggacaacaacaactacagcgATTACAACAACtacaccaacagcaacagcaacaatctCTGGGACTTGACCTAAGCGGTCTGCAGAAGCAGCAGCTCACCTGCAGCGTGATAGCAGCGCCCTCCCTGAAGCTCCAGGATAATCCCAATTCCAGCGAGGCCACCCACATGACGCTGCTATCCCTGCGCCGGCGTCGATCGCTGCAGCGACGCGCCTGCCTCCTCAGCATCCTGGCCGCCTTCGTCTTCGGCATGGCCCTGGGCGTGGTAGTGCCCATGTTCGGCCTGCCCCGTAATCCCGATGCCGCTGAATCTCCGCCAGACATGCTGCAGGAGATCATAGTGGAGCCGCTGCAGACCAACTACCGCGTGGCCTTCATCAAGGAGGAGCCGGACTCGGAGCTGAGTGCCGAGCAGGTCTTCCGCAATGCCTTTCACCTAGAGCAGGACAAGGATGCCCCCGATTCCATGGTGGTGAAGAAGCTGGACACCAACGACGGCACCATCAAGGAGTTCCACGTCCAGCGCACGGCCAACGGACGCTATCGGAAGGGACCGGAGCGGAGGTTGACCAAAAAGATTCCAGATCGCAGGACGCAGGCGGAGACACTTCGCGCACCGGTGACCACCACAACGGAGGGCCCCAGCGGCCTCATAGAGGACAGCGTCTTCTGGGGGCCCGTGGTGGAGAAGGCTCTGCCCAAGGGCTTCGCCTCGGAGGACCAGCTCAGCTGGGAGCGGTTTGTGGGCGAGCAGGGCCGCGTGGTCCGCCTTGAGGCAGGCTGCGGGCGAATGCAGAACCGTCTGGTGATCTTCGCTGACGGGACGAGGGCCTGTGCCCGCTACCGCCAGAACACCGACCAGATTCAGGGCGAGATCTTCAGCTACTATCTGGGACAACTGCTAAATATCAGCAATCTGGCACCAAGTGCCGCCACAGTGGTGGACACCTCAACGCCCAGCTGGGCGGCTGCCTTGGGCGACATCGGCCAGGCCCAGTGGAAGGAGCGCCGGCCGGTGGTGCTGACCCGCTGGCTATCCGACCTCGAGCCCGCTGGCATTCCACAGCCCTTCCAGCCGCTGGAGCGGCACCTCAACAAGCACGATGTCTGGAATTTGACGCGCCAATTGGAGAGGGAGGGAGAGTCGGACCGAGAGAGGGAGACCGAACCCGAAAGGCAGACGGGATTACTCAAGCGGTTGGGGGCTGCCAGTTCGCCAAGCTCCGATCATCAATCACGTGCGATTGAAGAGACGGGAGCTGGTAAAGaaggtgcagcagcagcatcagcaggagcaggagcaggagaagAAGCTGGAGGAGCTCTGGTGCAGCGGCTAATTGAATTGGCACAATGGTCCGATTTAATCGTCTTCGATTACCTGATCGCGAACCTCGATCGCGTGGTTAATAACCTGTACAACTTCCAATGGAACGCCGACATCATGGCCGCCCCGGCCCACAACCTCGCCCGCCAGCCCGCCTCCCAGCTGCTCGTCTTCCTGGACAATGAGAGCGGCCTGCTCCACGGCTATCGTCTCCTCAAGAAATACGAGGCCTATCACAGTCTCCTGCTGGACAACCTTTGCGTTTTCCGGCGACCCACCATCGATGCCCTCAAGCGACTGAGAGCGGCGGGGCCGGGCCAACAGCTGAGGGATCTCTTCGAGAAGACGACCAGCCCGGGAGTGCGGGATGTCCTGCCGTCGCTGCCGGACAAGTCCGTTAAGATCCTGGTGGAGCGCATCGATCGGGTGCTCGGCCAGGTGCAGAAGTGCCAGGGTAGCTAA
- the LOC116654688 gene encoding uncharacterized protein LOC116654688, with amino-acid sequence MEILSTSVGKMNQNCVLIWVLEFYFFGFLPTDGLAKKQIVFYTMECTLKTKQFSKIVCQVDSPVSLTVNVTIAEKEPASNVLVIIELQVFPEGHRKMMRLKNIRVELCNLKKLIDKKSLMGIYYKSLRRAAANFPEKCPFQKNTTYSLKRLQFDGNDMPQYLPDFNYTFNAKFYSNNEL; translated from the exons ATGGAAATACTCTCGACTTCAGTTGGAAAAATGAATCAAAACTGCGTGCTCATCTGGGTACTGGAATTTTATTTCTTCGGGTTTTTGCCAACCGACGGGTTAGCTAAAAAG CAAATTGTATTCTATACAATGGAGTGCACTTTAAAAACGAAACAGTTCTCCAAGATCGTCTGCCAGGTGGACTCCCCAGTATCTTTGACCGTGAATGTCACCATCGCTGAGAAAGAGCCAGCCAGCAATGTCTTGGTCATTATTGAGTTGCAAGTCTTTCCCGAAGGACATCGGAAAATGATGCGTTTGAAAAATATCCGTGTGGAGCTATGCAACCTTAAGAAACTCATCGATAAGAAATCCCTGATGGGAATCTATTATAAAAGTTTGCGAAGAGCAGCTGCCAATTTTCCCGAAAAGTGTCCTTTTCAAAAG AACACCACTTATTCCCTGAAGCGGCTACAGTTCGATGGAAATGACATGCCACAGTACTTGCCGGATTTTAATTACACATTTAATGCCAAATTTTATTCCAACAATGAACTATGA